The genomic DNA GCTTGCCCTGCACAAGAACTCGCCCGGTTATCGGCTCATTTTGAACAACATTTTGTTCCCCGCGGCAAAGCAGAGGAAGAGGAAGACCTGATGGCGGAGCTGTACCAGTTTTCCTTGCGCACCAGTGCGCGTTGCGAGTTTGTCAATATCGATGCCCAGGTGCAAAAGGCGGTGGCCGCGAGCGGCGTGAGCGACGGAGTGTGCCTGGTTTTTGTGCCGCACACCACGGCGGCAGTGACCATCAACGAGAACGCCGACCCGGACGTTCGCCGCGACATCATCGCCGAGTTGGACAAGGTGATCCCCTTGGCCAACAACTACCAGCACATGGAGGGCAAC from Calditrichota bacterium includes the following:
- a CDS encoding YjbQ family protein, producing MAELYQFSLRTSARCEFVNIDAQVQKAVAASGVSDGVCLVFVPHTTAAVTINENADPDVRRDIIAELDKVIPLANNYQHMEGNAAAHIKASLLGCSVAVVVQDGRLKLGTWQSLFFCEFDGPRTRQVWVKILPG